Below is a genomic region from Paenibacillus rhizovicinus.
TACACTACATGGGCCGAAATTCGGCCGGAACCGCCGCAAGAAGTGTACCCCGTACACTACATGGGCCGAAATTCGGCCGGAACCGCCGCAAGAGTTGCACCCAGTACACTACATGTGTCGAAATCCGGCGAAACCGCCGCAAGAAGTGTACCCAGTACACTACAATAGTTATAACAAAAGCCCTCTTCCGATCAAGCTGAGCTTGATGGAAGAGGGCTTTCATATGCTGTTTATATCGAGCACCCGCCGACTATGCGTTGCCTGCGGCTAGCGCCTCCGCCGGCTAGGCGTAACTCCCGCGGGGGCCACGCCCGCCGGCCAGGCCGCCCGCCCCGCAGGCTCTAACCAACGTCCAGCGTTCGCTTCTGGCTAAACTGGCTCTCGTACAGGTCGGCATAGAAGCCGCCTGCCGCGAGCAGTTCCTCGTGCGTGCCCTGTTCGATGACCGTGCCGTGGTTCATGACGAGGATGAGGTCCGCGTCGCGAATCGTGGACAGCCGGTGCGCGATGACGAAGCTCGTGCGGCCTTCCATCAGCTCGCTCATGGCGCGCTGGATGTGGATCTCGGTCCGCGTATCGACGCTGCTCGTCGCTTCGTCGAGAATGAGGATCGCCGGATCCGCCAGGATGGCGCGGGCGATCGTCAGCAATTGCTTCTGCCCTTGCGAGATGTTGGACGCTTCTTCGTTCAGCACCGTATCGTAGCCTTCAGGCAGCGTCCGGATGAAATGATCCGCGTACGCCGCGCGGGCAGCCGCGAAGACTTCCTCTTCCGTCGCTCCGTTTCGCCCGTAGGCGATGTTGTCGCGGATCGTCCCGTTGAACAGCCACGTATCCTGCAGCACCATGCCGAACAGGCTGCGCAGATCGCCGCGCTTCAAGTCCGTGATGGCCGCGCCGTCGATCGTAATGCTGCCGCCGTTCAGCTCGTAGAACCGCATGAGCAGGTTGATCAGCGTCGTTTTGCCGGCGCCGGTCGGTCCGACGATGGCGATCATCTGACCGGAGCGGACATGGATGTCCATATCCTCGATCAGCGGCGTATCTTCCTTGTAACGGAAATTCACATGGTTGAAGCTGACGTCGCCGCGCACCTTCATGCCGCTGCTGCTTGCCGTGAGCGCGACCGGATTTGCCGCTTCCGGCACTTCCTCTTCCTCGTCCAGCAGCTCGAAGATCCGTTCCGCCGACGCGATCGTCGATTGAATAATGTTGGCGATCTGCGCCGTTTGCGTAATCGGCATCGCGAATTGGCGCGAGTAGGAGATGAACGCCTGCACATCGCCGATGTTGATTCTGCCGTGCAGGACGAGGATGCCTCCTGCCACGCTGACGAGCACGTAGCCGATGTTGCCGATGAAGCCCATGATCGGCATGATCATCCCGGAGACGAACTGCGCGCGCCAGCCGGATTCGTACAATTGTTCGTTCACGTCGTTGAATTTGGCAACGGATTTCTTCTCGTGTCCGAACGCTTTCACGATGTTATGCCCCGTGTACATTTCCTCGACGTGGCCGTTCAGCTCGCCGAGCGCCTTCTGCTGGCCTTTAAAATACAGCTGCGAACGCTTCGCGATCATCTTGATCGCAATGAAGCTGAGCGGCAGCGTCACGATCGTGATAAGCGTCATAATCCAGCTGATCGTCAGCATCATGACGATAACGCCGATGAGCGTGACGAACGCCGTAATGAACTGCGTTAAGCTTTGCTGCAGCGTCCCGCTGATATTGTCCACGTCGTTGACGGCGCGGCTCAGAATTTCCCCGTGCGTACGGGAATCGAAGAACTTGAGCGGCAGCTTCTCGAGCTTCTCGTTCACGTCCTTGCGCAGGCCGTAGACGGTTTTCTGCGCGACGCTCGCCATCACGTATTGCTGGATGAAGCTGAACGCGGCGCTGATGATGTAGAGCACGCCGAGCACGGCGAGAATTTGCCAAATGTAATGAAAATCGATCTTCGCGTCGGCCTGGCCGTTGATGCGGGCCATGATGCCTTCGAACAGCTTCGTCGTTGCTTTGCCCATGATTTTCGGGCCGACGATGGAGAATAACGTACTGAGTACGGCCGTTAACAGCACGATGAGCAGGGCAAATCGATGCGGTCGCAGGTAGCCGATTAAGCGGCGAAGCGTACCTTTGAAATTCTTCGCTTTCTGCACGGGCATGCCCATGCCGCCGGGGCCGCCGCGGCCGGGACCGAAGCCGAAACCGCCTGGTGGCGGGCCTCCCGGACGCTGCCCTGGCGGGCCGCCAGTTCCGCTTGGTCCGCCGCCAGCGGGACCTTTCTGTTGCTCGCTCATGCGATTTCCTCCTCTGACAGCTGTGACGTCACGATTTCGTGGTAGACGCTAGACGATTGCAGCAGCTCGCGGTGCGTGCCGATGGCGGATACTTTGCCGTCATCGAGGACGATGATCCGATCGGCATCCATGACGGTGCTGACCCGCTGCGCCACGATGAGGACGGTTGCCTCGGTCGTTTCGCGGCGCAGCGCGGCGCGGAGCTTGGCGTCGGTCTTGAAGTCGAGCGCCGAGAAGCTGTCGTCGAACAGATAGATCGACGGCTTGCGGACGAGCGCGCGCGCGATCGACAAGCGCTGTTTCTGACCGCCGGAGACGTTCGTGCCGCCTTGCGCGATCGGGGAATCGAAGCCGTCATTCATCTCGGAGACGAAATCAAACGCCTGCGCCACGACGGCGGCATGGCGGATTTCCTCGTCCGTCGCATCGGATTTGCCGAAACGGATGTTCTCCGCGATCGTGCCCGTGAAGAGCATGGCTTTCTGCGGCACGAGGCCGATGCCCGCGCGCAGATTCTCCTGCGTGATCTCGCGCACGTCCACGCCGCCGATCTTGATGCTGCCGTCCGTAACGTCGTAGAAGCGCGGGATCAGGTTGATCAGCGTCGATTTGCCGGAGCCCGTGCCGCCGATGATGGCCGTCACTTCGCCGGGACCGGCCGTGAACGAAATGTTGGAGAGCGCGGGCATTTCGGCGCCCGGATAATGGAACGAAACGTTGTCGAACGTAAGCTCTCCGCGTCCCGAAGCCCGCTTCGCGCTGCCGTCCGCCGGATCGTTGATGTCCGGGACCATGTTCAGCACCTCGTTGATCCGCGCCGCGGACGCCGATGCCCGCGGAATCATGACGAACATCATGGAGGCGAAGATCAGCGCGAACATGATTTGCCATGCGTATTGAATGAAGGCCATCAGGTCGCCGACCGCCATGTTGCCGCTGTCGATGCGCAGGCCGCCGAACCAGATGATGAACAAGCTGGCGAAGTTCAAGACGAGCATCATGATCGGCATCAAGGAAGCCATGATGCGGTTGACTTTGATGGCCGTGTTCGTCAGGTCCAGGTTGGCGTCGTTGAAGCGCGCCTGTTCATGCTTCGTGCGATTGAAGGAACGGATAACGCGGATACCCGTCAGGTTCTCGCGCAGAACGAGGTTCAGCTTATCGATCTTGACCTGCATCACTTTGAAGAGCGGAACGCCGCGGCTGACGATGGTCAAGATGACGATTGCGAGAATCGGTACGATCGCGATAATGATCAGCGAGAGGTGGGCGTCCTTGTAGAGCGCCATAATAATCCCGCCGAAGCACATCATCGGCGCCGCGACCATGACCCGCATCATCATCATCAGCACTTGCTGGACTTGCGTGATGTCGTTGGTCGTCCGCGTGATGAGCGAAGCGGTGCCGATTTTATCGAATTCGTGCAAGGAGTATTTCTCGACGTGCGCAAATACGCGGCTGCGCAGGTCGCGGCCGAAACCGCCGGCCGACTTGGCCGACAGGAAGCTTGCTCCGATGGAACAGATTCCGCCGACAAGCGCGAACAGCAGCATGAAGGAGCCGATTTTCCAAATGTACGGATAGTCGCCTTTGACGACGCCATTGTCGACGATATCGGATAGCAGCGTCGGCAGATAGAGGTCCGACAACGATTGGAGGAACACGAACAACAGGACGAAAAAGACGAGCACGCGATAGGGTTTCAACATGCGCAACAGTTTCAACATAAAGACTTATTCACCTTCTTTGGGAGTAGTGGGGGAATTCCATCCGGGTCTGCACCAAGTGCCGCTTCGGGGATCCGGTTCGCCGTCCATGCTTTGGAAGAACGTAGTGACCTCGTCCAGCAGCTCGACGAGCAGATGCGCCCGTTCCGAGCCGAGATGGGAGGCGAGCGCCTTCATGCGCGCCTGCATCGCCTCCTGCGCAAGTCCGGTGAGACGCGCGCCTTCTTCCGTCAGCGTAATGCGGACGGCCCGGCGGTCGCTCGGATCCGCGCTTCGCTGGAGCAGTCCCTTGGCGACGAGCAGGTTGACGCTCTGCGTGATCGTCGGAGAAGCGACGTTCAGCATGCTGCCGAGCTCCGAGGCTTTGACCCCGGCGGGGTTGTCGGTGGTTGCCCGGCGAATGCAGAACAGCGTCATCGTTTCGCTCGGCGTGCAGTTCTCGATGGGATTGCGGCTGTTCCAAGGCAGCTGGCGCAGCTGGCGCAAGGAACGAATCAGCTCGTGCGCGGCCGGCGGAGGGTGTACGTGGTCATAGTCGTCTTGCATGGAAGGCGATGCTCCTTTTATTTTAGTTTGTTTAGCTAACCTAAGTATATATTCGGCAGACCGAAAGTCAAGATCGTTATCGGCGCCGCCCATTCAGCTTGGCGATTAGGATAAGAATTTCTTCTTTCCATAGACTTGCAAACTTTATTCATTCTTATGTGGTTATAAAGAAGGCTAAAATTCTGTATACTAGTAGGATGAGAAAACCTCTATCGAAGCTATTCGAAGATGAGCGACCGCGGGTAGAGGTTTGTTTGATCGCCACTAAGGATTTGTTCATTCCATAGACTCGGAATCGAATAGATTCTTATGTGGACAGAAATTTTGTTTGGGAAAGGTTGGTCGTTATGGAGAATAAGACATCATCCTCTAACTTTATCAAGAACATCGTGAGCGACGACCTGCAGTCCGGCAAGGTGAGCGAGGTCGTTACCCGTTTCCCGCCGGAGCCGAACGGCTACCTGCACATCGGACATGCCAAGTCGATCTGCCTCAACTTCGAGCTTGCCGACGAATTCAAGGGCAGAACCAACTTGCGCTTTGACGACACGAATCCCGTAAAAGAAGATACAGAGTACGTGGAGGCGATTCAAGAGGACGTTCGCTGGCTCGGCTTCGAGTGGGACGACCTGCGCTTCGCTTCCGATTATTTCGAAGAAATGTACGATCGCGCCGTGCTGCTGATCAAGAAAGGCAAGGCATTCGTCTGCGACCTGTCCGCCGAGCAAATGCGCGAGATGCGCGGTTCGCTGACGCAGCCCGGCCAGAACAGCCCTTACCGCGACCGCAGCACCCTCGAGAACCTCGACCTGTTCGCTCGCATGCGGGCCGGCGAGTTCAAGGACGGCGAACGCATCCTCCGCGCCAAGATCGACATGGCATCGCCGAACATCAACCTGCGCGACCCTGCGCTGTACCGTATCGCGCATGCCCATCATCACCGGACCGGCGACGCTTGGTGCATCTACCCGATGTACGATTACGCGCATCCGATCGGCGACGCGATCGAAGGCGTCACGCATTCGATCTGTACGCTGGAATTCGAAGATCACCGTCCGCTGTATGACTGGGTGATCGAGGAATGCGAGCTGGAATCCAAGCCGCATCAATATGAATTCGCCCGCCTGAACGTCACGAATACGATCATGAGCAAACGGTACCTGAAGATGCTGGTCGACAAAGGCGTCGTCGAAAGCTGGGACGATCCGCGCATGCCGACGATCAGCGGTCTGCGCCGCAAAGGCTTCACGGCGGAAGCGCTCCGCGCGTTCTGCCGCGAAATCGGCGTTGCCCGCGCGTACAGCGTGGTCGACGAGCGGATGCTGGAATTCTTCATCCGCGAGGATTTGAAGCTGAAGGCGCCGCGCACGATGGCCGTGCTTCAGCCGCTGAAGGTCGTCATCACCAACTACCCGGAAGGGCAAGTGGAGATGCTGGACGCCGAGAACAATGCGGAGAACGAAGAGATGGGCATCCGCCAAATTCCGTTCTCGCGCGAAATCTATATCGAGCAGGACGACTTCATGGAGAATCCGCCGAGCAAATATTTCCGTTTGTTCCCGGGCAATGAAGTTCGCCTGAAGAACGCGTATTTTATCCGCTGCGAAGAGGCGATCAAGGATGCGGACGGCAACGTTGTCGAGCTTCGCTGCACCTATGACGTCGAGACGAAGAGCGGTTCCGGCTTTACCGGCCGCAAGGTCAAAGGCACGATCCACTGGGTCGAGGCTTCGCAAGCCGTTCCGGCGGAATTCCGCCTGTTCGAGCCGCTGCTTATCGACGAGGAAGGCACGGACGACAAGGAGTTCTTGGACCGCATCAATCCGAACTCGCTTACGACGCTGCAAGGCTTCGTCGAGCCGAACATGAAGGACGCGAAAGGACAGGATAAGTTCCAGTTCTTCCGCCATGGTTACTTCAACGTCGATCCGAAGCATACGAACGCGGAACGCGTCGTGTTCAACCGCATCGTGTCGCTGAAGAGCTCGTTTGATCCGAAAGCTTGATCCGGTATTTGAATGAAGGGGCTGTCCCATAGGGGGCGGCTCTTTTTTTTCGCCGATTGCCAGCCGTTCCGGTTATGCCCGTCATGCTAGTTATGCATGGGCAGTGCGGGCTTATCCAGCAAGGCTTGCAGCTGAACGAGACGGCCCTCGTCGTCAGCTTCATGGTTCGGCTCTTCATAGACGATAAAAGCATCGGGCGCTGTCCACCTGACACAGGCGGCCGACTTCGTATCCTGGAAAATATGACGGGTTTCGCCCGTGTACAGATTGATCAGATCGATGGTTTCGTCCGAAGCATCGGCTTGGACCTGATTGACCAGAACGGCCCATGAGCCGTAAGGGGAAGGATAGATTTGACGAATGGCGTTCAACCCCGGATAGCTGTAGGAAGCGGTTTCTCCCGTGACCAAATACGTGATGGTCAGTTTGCCCAAAGCTTCTTGATTGATTAAATAGGGATACGAGACGGCGGCAATCAGGGAGGAAGGAGCGATTTCCGTCTCCGTGCCGCGGGAGGTGTCCACTTCCGTGATTCGGTCGAAGCGGCGAATGAACAGCTCGTCCTTCAGGCCCCAGCCGAGGACGGAATAGCCGCCCGGCAAGAGGGCGCACTCCTCGCCCGTATCGAGATTTTTGCGCCACAGGAAGCCGTCATAGTTGCGGTCGTACGCCGCGTTGCGGTTGGAATAATAGATCAGCGTACGGCCGTCCGGACTGACGGTCGCGCTTCCGCCCCATATGGGAGATGCCGAATCTTCAAGCGTGTCTTTCTCTACCTCCTGAAGCTTGTATATGCCGTTCTCGTCCTCCAACAGCTTGTCCATGCGCGTCGTTACGAGGTCGATCGTATACAAATTGATGCCGGCTTCCGCGATGACCTTCGTCGCATGGCCGGGCCAGGGATGGATGGAGACGCCGTTGCTGTAGCTATCGAGGAGTAATGTGCCGCCGCTTGTTTCCATGGCGTCGAGCGTCAGTTCCAGCGGCTTGCCGTCGAAGCTGACAGTAAGCTGTTTATGTGTAATCGGCGCGCGGCCGACAGCATCGGTTTCCGAGGACTTACTTGAAGAATCGTTCGCCGTCCGCGCAGCGGATGACTGTGCCGCCGGGACCTTCGATCCGGTGTCCCGCAGCGCCGGCAAGGCTTCTTCGGCCTTCCGTTTCTCCGGCAGCGCGGTTAAGATCGCCGCGGCAATGACGATGCAGGCGAACGCTGATTTGCTTGTTCGGTTCATCGGGATCCTCCCTCATTTACAGCTCGTTTACAAGCATAGCATAGGAAATTGGAACAAGCTGTCGACGCTTGTCTGCCGGCGAAAATTTTGGTTTCCTGCGGAGGGACGATCTTGAGCGCACAGCAAAAAAAAGCCGGACGGTGCCCGTCCGGCTTCAAGCATTTTCAGATATCCCTAGGATTTTACCGTCATTTTCTCGAGCAATCCGATAATTTCCGCTGAATTCGTTTCCGATGCCGTCTGCAAATACTTAATCGCGTTCAAGGAAGCCTGATGCGCTTCGGGGCTCGAGCCGCGTACGCAGTCATGCATAATGCGAACGTAATAATCGTGCTGATGCGCATCGGCGGACGTGTAATGAACGCAGACATCGGTCAGAAACCCGCCAATGATGAGCGTTTCCACCTTCAGTCCTTTGAGCAGAATGTTCAAGTCCGTCGAGAAGAAACAGCTATACCGGCGCTTGCCGATCGTGAACTCGCCTTTCATCGGTTTCAAGTCGTCGAGAAATTCGACGTCCTCGGAGCCCTCAAGACAGTGCACGTCCTCGACGCCTTCGAGCTCTCTGCCGAAGTCCACCATCTCCGGACGGTGCAGCTCCTGGAAGAAAATAATCGGAATCTGCGCCTGCCGGGCTGATTCGAGGACGACTTTGATGTTATCCACCGCGGTTTGCGCGTCAAAGATCGGGATCGGCGTTTTATCGGGCGGAAGCAGGGAGCCCTTCGTTACATCGATAATCAACAGCGCTGCTTTTCCCACGATCGTATCGATCGGTTGTTTCATTGGAAATCACTCCGTTTCGGTAGAATAGGGGTTATTAGAGGCTATTGGTATAAAAAATTGTCGAAGAGGTCGGGGGCCTTGATGTCGTTCTTGATTAATTTCTTATCCAAGAAGAAGGAGGAGAAGTCTTGGGCATGCTGCTCGAGGCTGCTCAGGCCGTCGGTCATTTTGAGCTTGACCTCGCTTTGCGGGATGAGCTTGACGCCGTCCATCATGGATTTCACGTCATCTTTGCTCGCATCGAGCTTCTCGCCCACGATCGTCGCTGCTTCGTCGGTATCGGAATAGTAGAATTGCGTGCCTTTATCGATCGCGTCGACGAGCTTGCGGATCTCGGAACCGTGGTCTTGGATGAGATTTTCGGAGGCGACCATGCCGTCGATAATCAAATCGGGCGCTTCCTTCGTGGAGAATAGCAAGTTACCGCCTTTGGCCATCGATTGCGAGAGGTAAGGCTCCCAGGTTACCGCGGCGTCCACCTTGCCGGACATGAACAGCGGGCCCGTTTGTTCAGGCGCGACATTGCTCAGCTTCACATCGGATTCGGAGAGGCCGGCTTGCTTGAGCGCGTGATCAAGGAGAAAATGGTTCACGGCGCCGATCGTCGCGGCGACCGTCTTGCCTTTCAAATCGGCAATGGTCTTGATATCCTTGTCGGCTACGATACCGTCCGCGCCGCTGGAGAGATCGGTGAGGCTGAATACTTTGAGGTTCTTCGACGCTTCGTTCGATTTGACCATAACCGCGGTATCGAGCGTCGTCAGCGCGATGTCCACGTTGTCGCTAAGCAGTGCTTGAGTAGCTTCCGTAGGGCTGGCGAATTCAATTAGCTTGACGTCGATGCCGGCGTCTTTGAAGTATCCCTTGCTGTCGGCGATAAACAGGCCGGCGCTTCCGACCCATTGGTTGTACGCGACCCGCAGCGCGATGTCCGCGTCCTTGGAGCTGTTCGTTCCGCAAGCGGATATCGCTGCGATGGAGAGCAATGCCGCGGGAATGAGCAAGTACCGGTTGCGTTTATTCATCTTGCACCCCTCCTTTTCAAAATAAAAAGCCCGGGAAATTAGATCGCTCTAATCTCCCGGGCTTTTATCCCTCCGTGTAGCCGCGCGCGCAGCCGCTCTCTCTCGGTCCAGGCTTTGCCGATCTGCCGCCAGCAACAAATCGATAAACGGAACCCTAGAGAACAATTTTGTTAGGTTTTATAACATAATCATAACACCTAACTCGGGATAGTCAATATAAAGAGTGGGTATTTTTGTTTCATCAGCTTTTAATGTTATGAAACATTACGCCAAAT
It encodes:
- a CDS encoding ABC transporter ATP-binding protein encodes the protein MSEQQKGPAGGGPSGTGGPPGQRPGGPPPGGFGFGPGRGGPGGMGMPVQKAKNFKGTLRRLIGYLRPHRFALLIVLLTAVLSTLFSIVGPKIMGKATTKLFEGIMARINGQADAKIDFHYIWQILAVLGVLYIISAAFSFIQQYVMASVAQKTVYGLRKDVNEKLEKLPLKFFDSRTHGEILSRAVNDVDNISGTLQQSLTQFITAFVTLIGVIVMMLTISWIMTLITIVTLPLSFIAIKMIAKRSQLYFKGQQKALGELNGHVEEMYTGHNIVKAFGHEKKSVAKFNDVNEQLYESGWRAQFVSGMIMPIMGFIGNIGYVLVSVAGGILVLHGRINIGDVQAFISYSRQFAMPITQTAQIANIIQSTIASAERIFELLDEEEEVPEAANPVALTASSSGMKVRGDVSFNHVNFRYKEDTPLIEDMDIHVRSGQMIAIVGPTGAGKTTLINLLMRFYELNGGSITIDGAAITDLKRGDLRSLFGMVLQDTWLFNGTIRDNIAYGRNGATEEEVFAAARAAYADHFIRTLPEGYDTVLNEEASNISQGQKQLLTIARAILADPAILILDEATSSVDTRTEIHIQRAMSELMEGRTSFVIAHRLSTIRDADLILVMNHGTVIEQGTHEELLAAGGFYADLYESQFSQKRTLDVG
- a CDS encoding ABC transporter ATP-binding protein — encoded protein: MLKLLRMLKPYRVLVFFVLLFVFLQSLSDLYLPTLLSDIVDNGVVKGDYPYIWKIGSFMLLFALVGGICSIGASFLSAKSAGGFGRDLRSRVFAHVEKYSLHEFDKIGTASLITRTTNDITQVQQVLMMMMRVMVAAPMMCFGGIIMALYKDAHLSLIIIAIVPILAIVILTIVSRGVPLFKVMQVKIDKLNLVLRENLTGIRVIRSFNRTKHEQARFNDANLDLTNTAIKVNRIMASLMPIMMLVLNFASLFIIWFGGLRIDSGNMAVGDLMAFIQYAWQIMFALIFASMMFVMIPRASASAARINEVLNMVPDINDPADGSAKRASGRGELTFDNVSFHYPGAEMPALSNISFTAGPGEVTAIIGGTGSGKSTLINLIPRFYDVTDGSIKIGGVDVREITQENLRAGIGLVPQKAMLFTGTIAENIRFGKSDATDEEIRHAAVVAQAFDFVSEMNDGFDSPIAQGGTNVSGGQKQRLSIARALVRKPSIYLFDDSFSALDFKTDAKLRAALRRETTEATVLIVAQRVSTVMDADRIIVLDDGKVSAIGTHRELLQSSSVYHEIVTSQLSEEEIA
- a CDS encoding MarR family winged helix-turn-helix transcriptional regulator, with the protein product MQDDYDHVHPPPAAHELIRSLRQLRQLPWNSRNPIENCTPSETMTLFCIRRATTDNPAGVKASELGSMLNVASPTITQSVNLLVAKGLLQRSADPSDRRAVRITLTEEGARLTGLAQEAMQARMKALASHLGSERAHLLVELLDEVTTFFQSMDGEPDPRSGTWCRPGWNSPTTPKEGE
- a CDS encoding glutamine--tRNA ligase/YqeY domain fusion protein, yielding MENKTSSSNFIKNIVSDDLQSGKVSEVVTRFPPEPNGYLHIGHAKSICLNFELADEFKGRTNLRFDDTNPVKEDTEYVEAIQEDVRWLGFEWDDLRFASDYFEEMYDRAVLLIKKGKAFVCDLSAEQMREMRGSLTQPGQNSPYRDRSTLENLDLFARMRAGEFKDGERILRAKIDMASPNINLRDPALYRIAHAHHHRTGDAWCIYPMYDYAHPIGDAIEGVTHSICTLEFEDHRPLYDWVIEECELESKPHQYEFARLNVTNTIMSKRYLKMLVDKGVVESWDDPRMPTISGLRRKGFTAEALRAFCREIGVARAYSVVDERMLEFFIREDLKLKAPRTMAVLQPLKVVITNYPEGQVEMLDAENNAENEEMGIRQIPFSREIYIEQDDFMENPPSKYFRLFPGNEVRLKNAYFIRCEEAIKDADGNVVELRCTYDVETKSGSGFTGRKVKGTIHWVEASQAVPAEFRLFEPLLIDEEGTDDKEFLDRINPNSLTTLQGFVEPNMKDAKGQDKFQFFRHGYFNVDPKHTNAERVVFNRIVSLKSSFDPKA
- a CDS encoding TolB-like translocation protein, whose product is MNRTSKSAFACIVIAAAILTALPEKRKAEEALPALRDTGSKVPAAQSSAARTANDSSSKSSETDAVGRAPITHKQLTVSFDGKPLELTLDAMETSGGTLLLDSYSNGVSIHPWPGHATKVIAEAGINLYTIDLVTTRMDKLLEDENGIYKLQEVEKDTLEDSASPIWGGSATVSPDGRTLIYYSNRNAAYDRNYDGFLWRKNLDTGEECALLPGGYSVLGWGLKDELFIRRFDRITEVDTSRGTETEIAPSSLIAAVSYPYLINQEALGKLTITYLVTGETASYSYPGLNAIRQIYPSPYGSWAVLVNQVQADASDETIDLINLYTGETRHIFQDTKSAACVRWTAPDAFIVYEEPNHEADDEGRLVQLQALLDKPALPMHN
- a CDS encoding cysteine hydrolase family protein; translated protein: MKQPIDTIVGKAALLIIDVTKGSLLPPDKTPIPIFDAQTAVDNIKVVLESARQAQIPIIFFQELHRPEMVDFGRELEGVEDVHCLEGSEDVEFLDDLKPMKGEFTIGKRRYSCFFSTDLNILLKGLKVETLIIGGFLTDVCVHYTSADAHQHDYYVRIMHDCVRGSSPEAHQASLNAIKYLQTASETNSAEIIGLLEKMTVKS
- a CDS encoding ABC transporter substrate-binding protein, yielding MNKRNRYLLIPAALLSIAAISACGTNSSKDADIALRVAYNQWVGSAGLFIADSKGYFKDAGIDVKLIEFASPTEATQALLSDNVDIALTTLDTAVMVKSNEASKNLKVFSLTDLSSGADGIVADKDIKTIADLKGKTVAATIGAVNHFLLDHALKQAGLSESDVKLSNVAPEQTGPLFMSGKVDAAVTWEPYLSQSMAKGGNLLFSTKEAPDLIIDGMVASENLIQDHGSEIRKLVDAIDKGTQFYYSDTDEAATIVGEKLDASKDDVKSMMDGVKLIPQSEVKLKMTDGLSSLEQHAQDFSSFFLDKKLIKNDIKAPDLFDNFLYQ